A genomic stretch from Enterobacter pseudoroggenkampii includes:
- the cytR gene encoding DNA-binding transcriptional regulator CytR: protein MKSRKEVAPATMKDVAQKAQVSTATVSRALMNPDKVSQATRNRVEQAALEVGYFPQAMGRNVKRNESRTILVIVPDICDPFFSEIIRGIEVTAAEQGYLVLIGDCAHQNQQEKTFIDLIITKQIDGMLLLGSRLPFDASIEEQRNLPPMVMANEFAPELELPTVHIDNLTAAFNAVNYLQELGHKRIGCIAGPEEMPLCHYRLQGYVQALRRTGVTVDPHYIARGDFTFAAGGQALEKLLDLPEPPTAVFCHSDVMALGALSYAKRRGLRIPKDLSIIGFDNISLSEFCDPPLSTVAQPRYQIGREAMLLLLDQLHGQTVSSGSRLLDCELIVRGTTQALT, encoded by the coding sequence TTGAAGTCCAGGAAAGAGGTTGCACCGGCGACCATGAAAGACGTTGCCCAGAAAGCGCAGGTCTCTACGGCAACGGTATCCCGCGCATTAATGAACCCGGATAAAGTCTCCCAGGCGACCCGTAACCGGGTGGAGCAGGCTGCGCTTGAAGTGGGCTATTTCCCACAGGCGATGGGGAGAAACGTCAAACGCAATGAGTCGCGCACTATCCTGGTGATTGTACCGGACATCTGTGACCCTTTCTTCAGCGAGATTATCCGCGGTATTGAAGTCACCGCAGCGGAACAGGGTTACCTGGTGCTGATTGGCGACTGTGCTCACCAGAACCAGCAGGAAAAAACCTTCATCGATCTCATTATCACCAAGCAGATCGACGGCATGCTGCTGCTTGGCTCTCGCCTGCCGTTTGATGCCAGCATTGAAGAACAGCGTAATTTACCGCCGATGGTCATGGCCAACGAGTTTGCGCCAGAGCTGGAGCTGCCGACGGTCCACATTGATAACCTCACCGCCGCATTCAACGCCGTAAACTATCTCCAGGAACTGGGGCATAAGCGTATTGGCTGTATTGCCGGACCGGAAGAGATGCCGCTGTGTCACTACCGCTTACAGGGCTACGTTCAGGCGCTGCGCCGTACCGGCGTCACCGTCGATCCGCACTATATTGCGCGCGGTGATTTTACCTTCGCTGCGGGTGGACAGGCGCTGGAGAAACTTCTGGACCTGCCTGAGCCGCCAACCGCCGTATTTTGTCACAGCGACGTGATGGCGCTGGGTGCATTATCGTATGCCAAACGCCGCGGCCTTCGCATACCGAAAGATTTATCGATCATCGGATTCGATAATATTTCGCTTTCGGAATTTTGCGATCCGCCGCTCTCAACGGTCGCTCAGCCGCGCTATCAAATCGGCCGCGAAGCAATGCTTCTGCTGCTGGATCAGCTTCACGGTCAAACAGTTAGCAGCGGCTCGCGGTTGCTGGACTGCGAACTGATTGTTCGCGGCACGACCCAGGCATTGACTTAA
- the ftsN gene encoding cell division protein FtsN, whose protein sequence is MAQRDYVRRGQPAPSRRKKSSSRKKQRNLPAVSPAMVAIAAAVVVAFIGGLYFITHHKKEESEALQASKVAGNGLPPKPEERWRYIKELESRQPGVRAPTEPSAGGEVQNANQLTDEQRQLLAQMQADMRQQPTQLNEVPWNEQTPAQRQQTLQRRQAQQQIQQQQQWAQTQPVQQPKTQPRVTEQPYQQQTRTVQSQPVQQQPKTQPQKQAAQPYQDLLQTPAHTTAQQPKTQQAAPVTKETEAPKQTAEKKDERRWMVQCGSFKGAEQAETVRAQLAFEGFDSRITTNNGWNRVVIGPVKGKENADGTISRLKVAGHTNCIRLASGG, encoded by the coding sequence GTGGCACAACGAGATTATGTACGTCGCGGCCAGCCGGCACCTTCGCGACGCAAAAAGAGTAGCTCAAGGAAAAAGCAACGTAACCTGCCTGCTGTCTCGCCAGCAATGGTCGCTATTGCTGCGGCTGTAGTCGTCGCCTTTATTGGTGGCCTGTATTTTATCACGCACCATAAAAAAGAAGAGTCTGAGGCGCTTCAGGCCAGTAAAGTCGCCGGAAACGGCCTTCCTCCGAAGCCTGAAGAGCGCTGGCGCTATATCAAAGAGCTGGAAAGCCGTCAGCCTGGGGTACGTGCGCCAACAGAACCTTCTGCGGGTGGTGAAGTACAGAATGCGAATCAGCTGACGGATGAACAGCGTCAGCTGCTGGCACAAATGCAGGCCGATATGCGCCAGCAGCCTACGCAGCTGAACGAAGTGCCGTGGAATGAACAGACGCCGGCGCAGCGCCAGCAAACTCTGCAGCGACGTCAGGCACAACAGCAGATTCAGCAGCAGCAGCAGTGGGCGCAAACCCAGCCGGTGCAGCAGCCTAAAACGCAGCCGCGGGTAACGGAACAGCCATACCAGCAGCAGACGCGTACGGTGCAGTCTCAGCCTGTCCAACAGCAGCCGAAAACGCAGCCGCAGAAACAGGCGGCTCAGCCGTATCAGGATCTGCTCCAGACGCCAGCGCATACCACCGCGCAGCAGCCGAAAACGCAGCAGGCCGCACCGGTCACCAAAGAGACCGAAGCGCCGAAGCAGACGGCCGAGAAAAAAGATGAGCGCCGCTGGATGGTACAGTGCGGTTCGTTCAAAGGTGCCGAGCAGGCGGAAACGGTACGTGCTCAGCTGGCCTTTGAAGGGTTTGATTCGCGTATTACCACCAATAACGGCTGGAATCGCGTGGTGATTGGTCCGGTCAAAGGCAAAGAAAATGCCGATGGCACCATTTCGCGTTTGAAAGTCGCCGGCCACACAAACTGCATTCGACTCGCCTCCGGGGGTTGA
- the hslV gene encoding ATP-dependent protease subunit HslV, with the protein MTTIVSVRRNGHVVIAGDGQATLGNTVMKGNVKKVRRLYNDKVIAGFAGGTADAFTLFELFERKLEMHQGHLVKAAVELAKDWRTDRMLRKLEALLAVADETASLIITGNGDVIQPENDLIAIGSGGPYAQAAARALLENTDMNARDIAVKALDIAGDICIYTNHNHTIEELTSKA; encoded by the coding sequence GTGACAACAATAGTAAGTGTACGCCGTAACGGCCATGTGGTAATCGCCGGTGATGGCCAGGCCACGCTGGGTAATACCGTCATGAAAGGCAACGTGAAGAAAGTGCGCCGTCTCTACAACGACAAAGTGATCGCCGGTTTTGCAGGCGGCACGGCGGATGCCTTCACGCTGTTTGAACTGTTTGAACGCAAACTGGAAATGCACCAGGGTCATCTGGTGAAAGCTGCCGTTGAGCTGGCGAAAGACTGGCGTACCGACCGCATGCTGCGCAAGCTCGAAGCGCTGCTGGCGGTCGCCGATGAAACCGCATCGCTTATCATCACCGGTAACGGTGACGTGATTCAGCCGGAAAATGACCTGATTGCCATCGGCTCTGGCGGCCCTTATGCCCAGGCTGCTGCCCGCGCGCTGTTGGAAAATACCGACATGAACGCACGTGATATCGCGGTGAAGGCGTTGGATATTGCAGGTGATATCTGCATCTATACCAACCACAACCACACCATCGAAGAATTGACCTCCAAAGCGTAA
- the hslU gene encoding HslU--HslV peptidase ATPase subunit, with protein MSEMTPREIVSELNKHIIGQDNAKRSVAIALRNRWRRMQLDEELRHEVTPKNILMIGPTGVGKTEIARRLAKLANAPFIKVEATKFTEVGYVGKEVDSIIRDLTDSAIKMVRVQAIEKNRYRAEEMAEERILDVLIPPAKNNWGQAEQQAEPSAARQAFRKKLREGQLDDKEIEIDLAAAPMGVEIMAPPGMEEMTSQLQSMFQNLGGQKQKARKLKIKDAMKLLIEEEAAKLVNPEELKQDAIDAVEQHGIVFIDEIDKICKRGGNSSGPDVSREGVQRDLLPLVEGCTVSTKHGMVKTDHILFIASGAFQVASPSDLIPELQGRLPIRVELQALTTEDFERILTEPNASATVQYKALMATEGVNLEFTEDGIKRIAQAAWQVNETTENIGARRLHTVLERLVEDISYDASDLNGQTVTIDAEYVSKHLDALVADEDLSRFIL; from the coding sequence ATGTCTGAAATGACCCCACGCGAAATTGTCAGCGAACTGAACAAACACATTATCGGCCAGGATAACGCCAAGCGCTCTGTGGCTATCGCCCTGCGTAACCGCTGGCGTCGTATGCAGCTTGACGAAGAGCTGCGCCACGAAGTCACGCCGAAGAACATTCTGATGATCGGCCCGACCGGCGTCGGTAAAACCGAAATCGCCCGTCGTCTGGCGAAGCTGGCCAACGCGCCGTTCATCAAAGTTGAAGCCACCAAGTTCACCGAAGTGGGCTACGTGGGTAAAGAAGTGGACTCCATCATCCGCGATCTGACCGACTCGGCGATCAAAATGGTGCGCGTCCAGGCGATCGAGAAAAACCGCTATCGCGCGGAAGAGATGGCCGAAGAGCGTATTCTCGACGTGCTGATCCCACCGGCAAAAAACAACTGGGGCCAGGCAGAACAGCAGGCGGAACCGTCCGCTGCGCGTCAGGCGTTCCGCAAGAAACTGCGTGAAGGCCAGCTGGACGACAAAGAGATTGAGATCGATCTCGCTGCCGCACCAATGGGTGTGGAAATCATGGCGCCTCCGGGCATGGAAGAGATGACCAGCCAGCTGCAGTCCATGTTCCAGAACCTGGGCGGCCAGAAGCAGAAAGCGCGTAAGCTGAAAATTAAAGACGCAATGAAGCTGCTGATTGAAGAAGAAGCCGCGAAGCTGGTGAACCCGGAAGAGCTGAAGCAGGACGCTATCGACGCGGTTGAGCAGCACGGTATCGTGTTTATCGACGAAATCGACAAGATTTGTAAGCGCGGCGGCAACAGCTCCGGCCCGGATGTGTCCCGCGAAGGCGTTCAGCGCGACCTGCTGCCGCTGGTAGAAGGCTGCACCGTCTCCACCAAGCACGGCATGGTGAAAACGGACCACATCCTGTTTATCGCATCAGGTGCCTTCCAGGTTGCCAGCCCGTCGGATCTGATCCCGGAATTGCAGGGCCGTCTGCCTATCCGCGTTGAGCTGCAGGCGCTGACCACCGAAGATTTCGAACGTATCCTGACTGAGCCAAACGCCTCTGCTACCGTACAGTACAAAGCGCTGATGGCGACCGAAGGCGTGAACCTTGAGTTCACCGAAGACGGTATCAAACGTATTGCTCAGGCTGCATGGCAGGTGAACGAAACCACCGAAAACATTGGTGCGCGTCGTCTGCATACCGTGCTGGAACGCCTGGTCGAAGATATCTCTTACGACGCGAGCGACCTGAACGGTCAAACCGTTACCATTGACGCAGAATATGTGAGTAAACATCTGGATGCGTTAGTGGCAGATGAAGATCTGAGCCGTTTTATCCTATAA
- the menA gene encoding 1,4-dihydroxy-2-naphthoate polyprenyltransferase — MTDISRTQAWLESLRPKTLPLAFAAIIVGTALAWWQGYFDPLVAALALITAGLLQILSNLANDYGDAVKGSDKPDRIGPLRGMQKGVITQAQMKRALIITVVLICASGLALVTVASKTPSDFIGFLVLGLLAIIAAITYTVGTRPYGYIGLGDISVLVFFGWLSVMGSWYLQAHTVIPALFLPATACGLLATAVLNINNLRDIDSDRENGKNTLAVRLGPVNARRYHACLLTGALVCLALFNLISLQSVWGWLFVLAAPLLIKQARFVMRELSPSAMPPMLERTVKGALLTNLLFVIGIVLSQTLS; from the coding sequence ATGACTGACATCAGCCGTACTCAGGCGTGGCTCGAAAGTCTGCGCCCTAAAACACTTCCTCTGGCCTTTGCCGCGATTATCGTCGGCACCGCCCTTGCCTGGTGGCAGGGTTATTTTGATCCGCTGGTCGCCGCGCTGGCATTGATTACCGCCGGCCTGCTGCAAATCCTCTCCAATCTCGCCAACGACTACGGTGACGCGGTAAAAGGCAGCGACAAGCCGGACCGCATAGGGCCACTGCGCGGAATGCAGAAAGGGGTGATTACCCAGGCGCAGATGAAGCGCGCGCTGATTATCACCGTGGTGTTGATCTGTGCATCCGGCCTGGCGCTGGTGACGGTGGCGTCTAAGACTCCCAGCGATTTTATTGGCTTCCTGGTGCTGGGTTTACTGGCCATTATCGCAGCCATTACCTACACCGTCGGCACGCGTCCTTACGGTTATATTGGGCTCGGTGATATCTCCGTACTGGTTTTCTTCGGCTGGCTGAGCGTGATGGGAAGCTGGTACCTGCAGGCGCATACGGTGATCCCTGCCCTGTTCCTGCCCGCGACCGCCTGCGGCCTGCTGGCGACGGCGGTGCTCAACATCAACAACCTGCGCGACATCGACAGCGATCGCGAGAATGGCAAAAATACCCTGGCCGTGCGTCTGGGGCCGGTGAATGCGCGCCGCTATCATGCCTGCCTGCTCACTGGCGCGCTGGTTTGCCTGGCGCTGTTTAACCTGATTTCCTTGCAGAGCGTGTGGGGCTGGCTGTTTGTGCTTGCCGCGCCGCTGCTGATTAAGCAGGCCCGCTTTGTGATGCGTGAGCTCAGCCCGTCCGCCATGCCGCCGATGCTGGAGCGCACGGTAAAAGGCGCGCTGCTGACTAACCTGTTGTTCGTCATCGGGATTGTATTAAGCCAGACGCTCAGTTAG
- the rraA gene encoding ribonuclease E activity regulator RraA: MKYDTSELCDIYQEDVNVVEPLFSNFGGRSSFGGQIVTVKCFEDNGLLYDLLEQNGRGRVLVVDGGGSVRRALIDAELAGIAVQNEWEGLVVYGSVRQVDDLEDLDIGIQAIAAIPVGAAGDGIGESDVRVNFGGVTFFSGDHLYADNTGIILSEDPLDIE; encoded by the coding sequence ATGAAATACGATACCTCCGAGCTTTGTGACATCTACCAGGAAGATGTCAACGTCGTTGAACCGCTGTTCTCCAACTTTGGTGGGCGGTCGTCGTTTGGCGGACAGATCGTCACGGTGAAATGTTTCGAGGACAACGGGTTGCTGTACGATCTGCTCGAACAGAACGGCCGCGGCCGCGTACTGGTGGTCGATGGCGGCGGTTCCGTGCGCCGTGCATTGATTGATGCTGAGTTGGCCGGCATTGCCGTGCAGAACGAGTGGGAAGGCCTTGTGGTATACGGCTCCGTGCGCCAGGTGGACGATCTGGAAGACCTGGATATCGGGATTCAGGCCATCGCGGCCATACCGGTAGGGGCGGCGGGTGACGGCATCGGCGAAAGCGACGTGCGCGTTAACTTCGGCGGCGTGACCTTCTTCTCCGGCGACCATCTCTACGCCGATAATACCGGCATTATCCTTTCCGAAGATCCGCTGGATATCGAGTAA
- the zapB gene encoding septal ring assembly protein ZapB: MSLEVFEKLESKVQQAIDTITLLQMEIEELKEKNNSLAQEVQNAQHGREELERENNQLREQQNGWQDRLQALLGRMEEV, from the coding sequence ATGTCTTTAGAAGTGTTTGAGAAACTGGAATCGAAAGTACAGCAGGCGATTGACACCATCACCCTGCTGCAGATGGAAATTGAAGAGCTGAAAGAGAAGAACAACAGCCTGGCGCAGGAAGTTCAGAACGCGCAGCACGGCCGCGAAGAACTGGAGCGCGAAAACAACCAGCTGCGCGAACAGCAGAACGGCTGGCAGGATCGCCTGCAGGCGCTGTTGGGACGTATGGAAGAAGTCTGA
- a CDS encoding MIP/aquaporin family protein: MSQTSTLKGQCIAEFLGTGLLIFFGVGCVAALKVAGASFGQWEISIIWGLGVAMAIYLTAGVSGAHLNPAVTIALWLFACFDGRKVVPFILSQFAGAFCAAALVYGLYYNLFIDFEQTHHMVRGSVESLDLAGIFSTYPNPHINFVQAFAVEMVITAILMGVILALTDDGNGIPRGPLAPLLIGLLIAVIGASMGPLTGFAMNPARDIGPKAFAFIAGWGDVAFTGGKDIPYFLVPLFAPVVGAALGAFSYRKLIGRHLPCDTCVEEEKETTSTAQQKASL, translated from the coding sequence ATGAGTCAGACATCAACCTTAAAAGGCCAGTGCATTGCCGAGTTCCTTGGTACCGGGTTGTTGATATTCTTCGGAGTGGGCTGTGTCGCTGCACTGAAAGTGGCGGGTGCCAGTTTTGGTCAGTGGGAAATCAGTATCATCTGGGGTCTGGGCGTGGCGATGGCCATCTACCTGACCGCAGGGGTGTCTGGTGCACATCTTAACCCGGCGGTGACAATCGCACTGTGGCTGTTCGCGTGCTTCGACGGACGCAAAGTTGTTCCTTTCATTCTTTCTCAGTTTGCCGGCGCGTTTTGCGCAGCGGCGTTAGTTTACGGGCTTTATTACAATCTTTTCATCGACTTCGAACAGACGCATCATATGGTACGCGGCAGCGTCGAAAGTCTGGATCTGGCAGGCATCTTCTCAACCTACCCAAACCCGCATATCAATTTTGTGCAGGCGTTCGCAGTTGAAATGGTGATTACCGCTATTCTGATGGGCGTTATCCTGGCGCTGACCGACGACGGAAACGGCATTCCGCGCGGCCCGCTGGCCCCCCTGCTGATTGGCCTGCTGATTGCGGTGATTGGCGCCTCCATGGGCCCGCTGACCGGCTTCGCGATGAACCCGGCACGTGATATCGGACCAAAAGCGTTCGCCTTCATCGCAGGCTGGGGCGACGTCGCCTTCACCGGAGGCAAAGACATTCCTTACTTCCTGGTACCGCTGTTTGCGCCGGTTGTCGGGGCTGCGCTGGGTGCGTTCAGCTACCGCAAATTAATTGGTCGCCATTTACCGTGCGACACCTGTGTGGAAGAGGAGAAGGAAACGACTTCTACCGCACAACAAAAAGCTTCGCTGTAA
- the glpK gene encoding glycerol kinase GlpK, producing the protein MTEKKYIVALDQGTTSSRAVVMDHDANIVSVSQREFEQIYPRPGWVEHDPMEIWASQSSTLVEVLAKADISSDEIAAIGITNQRETTIVWERETGKPIYNAIVWQCRRTSEICEQLKRDGMEEYVRSATGLVVDPYFSGTKVKWILDHVEGSRERAKRGELLFGTVDTWLIWKMTQGRVHVTDYTNASRTMLFNINTLEWDDKMLDALDIPRAMLPEVRKSSEVYGQTNIGGKGGTRIPIAGIAGDQQAALFGQLCVKEGMAKNTYGTGCFMLMNTGEKAVKSENGLLTTIACGPRGEVNYALEGAVFMAGASIQWLRDEMKLISDAFDSEYFATKVKDTNGVYVVPAFTGLGAPYWDPYARGAIFGLTRGVNSNHIIRATLESIAYQTRDVLEAMQADSGIRLHALRVDGGAVANNFLMQFQSDILGTRVERPEVREVTALGAAYLAGLAVGFWQNLDELQEKAVIEREFRPGIETTERNFRYSGWKKAVKRALAWEEHDE; encoded by the coding sequence ATGACCGAAAAAAAATATATCGTTGCGCTCGACCAGGGCACTACCAGCTCCCGCGCTGTCGTAATGGATCATGACGCGAACATCGTCAGCGTGTCACAGCGCGAATTTGAGCAAATTTATCCTCGTCCAGGCTGGGTAGAACACGACCCGATGGAGATCTGGGCGTCACAAAGCTCCACGCTGGTCGAAGTGCTGGCGAAAGCCGATATCAGTTCCGACGAGATTGCCGCGATTGGTATCACTAACCAGCGTGAAACGACGATTGTCTGGGAACGTGAAACCGGTAAGCCTATTTACAACGCCATCGTCTGGCAGTGCCGCCGTACCTCTGAGATCTGCGAACAGCTGAAGCGCGACGGCATGGAAGAGTACGTGCGCAGCGCCACCGGTCTGGTGGTTGACCCGTATTTCTCCGGCACCAAAGTGAAATGGATCCTCGACCATGTGGAAGGTTCACGCGAGCGTGCTAAACGCGGCGAGCTGCTGTTCGGTACCGTTGACACTTGGCTCATCTGGAAGATGACCCAGGGACGCGTTCACGTCACCGACTACACCAACGCCTCGCGCACCATGCTGTTCAACATCAACACCCTGGAGTGGGATGACAAGATGCTGGACGCCCTGGATATCCCACGCGCGATGCTGCCTGAAGTGCGCAAGTCTTCAGAAGTGTACGGTCAGACCAACATCGGCGGTAAAGGCGGCACCCGTATTCCTATCGCCGGTATCGCCGGTGACCAGCAGGCGGCGCTGTTCGGCCAGCTGTGCGTCAAAGAAGGGATGGCGAAGAACACCTACGGCACCGGCTGCTTTATGCTGATGAACACCGGCGAGAAAGCGGTGAAATCAGAAAACGGCCTGCTGACTACCATCGCCTGCGGCCCGCGCGGCGAAGTGAACTATGCGCTGGAAGGTGCGGTGTTCATGGCCGGCGCGTCTATCCAGTGGCTGCGCGACGAGATGAAGCTGATCAGCGATGCGTTCGATTCCGAGTACTTCGCGACCAAAGTGAAAGACACCAACGGCGTGTACGTGGTACCTGCGTTCACCGGTCTGGGCGCACCGTACTGGGATCCGTATGCACGCGGCGCGATTTTCGGCCTCACGCGCGGTGTGAACTCTAACCACATTATTCGCGCCACCCTGGAATCCATCGCCTACCAGACGCGCGACGTGCTGGAAGCGATGCAGGCTGACTCCGGCATTCGTCTGCACGCCCTGCGCGTGGACGGCGGTGCGGTCGCGAATAACTTCCTGATGCAGTTCCAGTCCGACATTCTGGGCACCCGCGTTGAGCGTCCTGAAGTGCGTGAAGTGACGGCGCTGGGCGCGGCGTATCTTGCCGGTCTGGCGGTAGGCTTCTGGCAGAACCTGGACGAGCTGCAGGAAAAAGCGGTGATCGAACGCGAATTCCGCCCGGGCATTGAAACCACCGAGCGTAACTTCCGCTACAGCGGCTGGAAGAAAGCGGTGAAACGCGCCCTGGCGTGGGAAGAGCACGACGAGTAA
- the glpX gene encoding class II fructose-bisphosphatase, whose protein sequence is MKRELAIEFSRVTEAAALAGYKWLGRGDKNTADGAAVHAMRIVLNQVNIDGTIVIGEGEIDEAPMLYIGEKVGTGKGDAVDIAVDPIEGTRMTAMGQANALAVLAVGDKGCFLNAPDMYMEKLIVGPGAKGAIDLSLPLEENLHNIAKALGKPLSELTVTILAKPRHDATIAQMQKLGVRVFAIPDGDVAASILTCMPDSEVDVLYGIGGAPEGVVSAAVIRALDGDMQARLLPRHEVKGDSEENRRIGENELARCEAMGIEANKVLALDEMARSDNVVFSATGITKGDLLDGITRKGNMATTETLLIRGKSRTIRRIQSIHYLDRKDPDVQTHIL, encoded by the coding sequence ATGAAACGTGAACTTGCTATCGAGTTTTCCCGCGTCACCGAAGCGGCCGCCCTTGCAGGCTATAAATGGCTGGGTCGTGGCGACAAAAATACCGCAGACGGCGCAGCCGTCCATGCCATGCGCATTGTCCTTAACCAGGTCAACATCGACGGCACCATCGTGATCGGCGAAGGCGAGATCGACGAAGCGCCAATGCTCTATATTGGTGAAAAAGTCGGTACCGGCAAAGGCGATGCCGTGGATATCGCCGTCGACCCGATCGAAGGTACGCGCATGACGGCAATGGGTCAGGCCAATGCCCTGGCAGTGCTGGCCGTGGGCGATAAGGGCTGCTTCCTTAACGCGCCGGATATGTACATGGAAAAGCTGATTGTCGGGCCTGGCGCAAAGGGCGCAATCGACCTCAGCCTGCCGCTGGAAGAGAATCTGCACAACATCGCCAAAGCCCTGGGCAAACCCCTTAGCGAACTGACCGTGACGATTCTGGCCAAACCGCGCCACGACGCCACCATCGCGCAGATGCAAAAGCTCGGCGTGCGCGTGTTTGCTATTCCTGACGGTGACGTTGCCGCCTCGATCCTGACCTGCATGCCGGACAGCGAAGTAGACGTGCTGTACGGCATCGGCGGCGCGCCGGAAGGTGTCGTCTCTGCGGCAGTGATCCGCGCGTTGGACGGCGACATGCAGGCCCGTCTGCTCCCCCGCCATGAGGTGAAAGGCGACAGCGAAGAGAACCGCCGTATCGGAGAAAACGAGCTGGCGCGCTGCGAAGCGATGGGCATCGAGGCCAATAAAGTGCTGGCTCTGGACGAGATGGCCCGTAGCGACAACGTTGTCTTCTCCGCGACCGGCATCACCAAAGGCGATCTGCTGGACGGTATCACCCGCAAGGGCAATATGGCGACCACCGAAACGCTGCTGATCCGCGGTAAATCGCGCACCATTCGCCGCATCCAGTCTATCCACTATCTCGACCGCAAAGACCCGGACGTACAGACGCACATTCTGTAA
- the fpr gene encoding ferredoxin--NADP(+) reductase yields the protein MADWVTGKVTKIEFWTDALFSLTVHAPVHPFKAGQFAKLGLDVDGERVQRAYSYVNAPDNPDLEFYLVTVPDGKLSPRLAALKPGDDVQIVSEAAGFFVLEEIPDCDTLWMLATGTAIGPYLSILQYGKDLERFKNIVLVHAARYAADLSYLPQMQALELQYGGKLKIQTVVSRETVAGALTGRVPALIESGALEDAVGLPLNAETSHVMLCGNPQMVRDTQQLLKDTRQMTKHLRRRPGHMTAEHYW from the coding sequence ATGGCGGACTGGGTAACAGGTAAAGTCACGAAAATAGAGTTCTGGACCGATGCGCTATTTAGTCTCACCGTCCATGCTCCCGTCCACCCGTTTAAAGCCGGGCAATTCGCCAAGCTGGGGCTGGATGTCGACGGCGAGCGCGTGCAGCGCGCCTACTCTTACGTTAACGCGCCTGATAACCCGGATCTTGAGTTCTATCTGGTCACCGTTCCGGACGGTAAGCTCAGCCCGCGTCTTGCCGCCCTCAAGCCCGGCGACGACGTGCAAATTGTGAGTGAAGCGGCAGGCTTCTTTGTGCTCGAAGAGATCCCTGATTGTGACACGCTCTGGATGCTGGCAACCGGTACAGCCATCGGCCCTTATCTCTCTATTTTGCAGTACGGCAAAGATCTGGAGCGCTTTAAAAACATCGTGCTGGTGCACGCTGCGCGCTACGCTGCAGACCTGAGCTACCTGCCGCAGATGCAGGCGCTGGAACTGCAGTACGGCGGAAAGTTAAAGATTCAGACGGTGGTCAGCCGCGAAACCGTAGCAGGAGCGCTGACCGGTCGCGTGCCGGCGTTAATTGAGAGTGGAGCCCTGGAGGACGCGGTGGGTTTGCCGCTGAACGCTGAAACCAGCCACGTCATGCTGTGTGGCAATCCGCAGATGGTTCGCGACACGCAGCAGCTTCTGAAGGATACCCGGCAGATGACGAAACATCTTCGCCGCCGGCCGGGCCATATGACCGCCGAACACTACTGGTGA
- a CDS encoding DUF805 domain-containing protein has protein sequence MTIQQWLFSFKGRIGRRDFWIWMVTWIVAMLLLFFVAYNAWLSTQTAAFALVCLLWPTAAVVVKRLHDRGRSGAWAFLIILAWMLVAGNWAMLPSILPWVVGRLLPSIIFVMMIVDLGAFIGTQSENKYGKDTVEVKYR, from the coding sequence ATGACCATACAGCAGTGGCTGTTTTCGTTCAAAGGGCGTATTGGACGCCGTGATTTCTGGATCTGGATGGTGACGTGGATTGTCGCCATGCTGCTTCTGTTTTTCGTTGCTTACAATGCATGGCTGAGCACGCAAACGGCGGCCTTCGCGCTGGTCTGTCTGCTATGGCCAACGGCGGCTGTCGTCGTGAAACGGCTGCACGATCGCGGACGTTCCGGCGCGTGGGCATTTCTGATTATTCTGGCGTGGATGCTGGTAGCGGGGAACTGGGCAATGCTTCCGTCCATCCTGCCGTGGGTTGTGGGCAGGCTGCTGCCGTCGATCATCTTCGTGATGATGATTGTCGATCTGGGCGCGTTTATTGGCACCCAGAGCGAAAACAAATACGGTAAAGACACCGTTGAGGTGAAGTACCGCTGA